Sequence from the Sphingomonas suaedae genome:
CGAATTCGGTGCGCGGATGATCGCTGACGATATGCGCCGCCCCCTCGACCTTGACCTCGGGGCGCGCGACCACCGCCACGGCGCCGCGCGCGATCGCGTCGGGAATGAACTCCTCGCCGTTGAAGCGCGTGCCGCGAAACGCGCCGAACACCGTACCCGGCGCCACCTTGCGGTGGTCGATCGCGAACCCCGTGACGATATCCTGCTCGCCCTTGCCGGTGAGTTCGCCCAGCCTCACTCGTCCACCCCCGCGCCGAGCGCTGCGGTCGCGGGCTTGGCCTTCGCGTCCGGCTCCCACAGCAGCGGGGTGAGGTCCGACACATCGACGTCCCGGCGCTCGTCGGGTACGACGCCCAGCATCGCGCCGGTCCGCATCACCACGCGGTTGACGACGGGGGCGGCGGTCCAGCCTGCGGTGGACTGGCCCGCGGACTGTTCATTTCCAATCGGCGAATCGAGCATCACCAGCACCACATAGCGCGGTGCGTCCATCGGGAAAGCCGCTGCGAAGGTCGAGACGTTCTTGTTGCGCTGATAACCGCCGCGTCCGGGCACTTCGGCGGTCCCGGTCTTGCCGCCGACGCGATAGCCCGGCGCATCGGCCTTGCTGCCCGTCCCGTGCGTCACGATCAGACGCAGCAACTGGCGCATCCGCGCGCTCGTCGCCTCCGAAATCACCCGCTGGCCCGCAGGCGCCTTGCCCGGCTCGACCTTCTGCAGCGTCGCCGGGCGCCATACGCCGCCATTGACCATCGCGGCATAGGCGCTGGCGAGATGCAGCGGGGTGACCGCGATGCCATGGCCATAGGCGGTGGTCATCACCGTGGTGCGCGCCCAATATTGCGGCCATAGCGGCTTGGCGGCGCCGTTCAGCTCGATCGGCATCCGGTCGTGAAAGCCCAGCCGCTGGAACATCGCCGCCATCCGGTCCTTGCCCAGTTCGTCGGCGATCCGCGCGGTGGCGATGTTCGATGAATGGATCAGCGTCTCGGGAATGTTCAGCCAGCGCTTCTGCGCATGGTCGTCGCGGATGCGAAACGCGCCGACCTGCAACGGCTGGGTCGCGTCATAGCGTTTGGACATGGATGGCGCGACGCCGCTCTCGATCGCGAACGCCATGGTCAGCGGCTTGAAGGTCGATCCCAGCTCATAGACGCTCTGCGTCACATTGTTGCGGAAATGCTCGGGATTGGCGCCCTTGACGTTGTTCGGGTTGAAGGTCGGCAGCGAGGTCATCGCCATCACCTC
This genomic interval carries:
- a CDS encoding peptidoglycan D,D-transpeptidase FtsI family protein produces the protein MTVLVAPAPRLRSRDGNRASPIAVAHVRLMILTLLFAAAICVIVARLALLAVMAEPAQATSVNAMLVPLRGDLVDRNGAPLARTIDAWSIGVRPGKVIGDKAQLAQMLAATLPGHSAADYAKMLNSDAKFTYLKRRAVPELVAAVHALGEPGIEFAREPQRLYPQATLAAHALGFVNFDGQGISGAELILNKQLTDPARRGQPVALSIDLRAQAALESELGAAMTSFQARGAAGVILDVATGEVMAMTSLPTFNPNNVKGANPEHFRNNVTQSVYELGSTFKPLTMAFAIESGVAPSMSKRYDATQPLQVGAFRIRDDHAQKRWLNIPETLIHSSNIATARIADELGKDRMAAMFQRLGFHDRMPIELNGAAKPLWPQYWARTTVMTTAYGHGIAVTPLHLASAYAAMVNGGVWRPATLQKVEPGKAPAGQRVISEATSARMRQLLRLIVTHGTGSKADAPGYRVGGKTGTAEVPGRGGYQRNKNVSTFAAAFPMDAPRYVVLVMLDSPIGNEQSAGQSTAGWTAAPVVNRVVMRTGAMLGVVPDERRDVDVSDLTPLLWEPDAKAKPATAALGAGVDE